The Kluyveromyces marxianus DMKU3-1042 DNA, complete genome, chromosome 6 genome window below encodes:
- the NAP1 gene encoding histone chaperone NAP1 — MSRPIKTTRSSKIDNAPTPHNTPASVLKDSYLKKKQQEQDQEDESQYNESPSLSRINEKLEVLNIDEESEDAEFDEEHGFEKLPKAVNNRILALKAIQSDLFELEKNFQLEMLELEQKYLQKYEPLHQHRFELIAGLKDATEEEIKKGRSLGDAAEKGEGEEAGDEADDEETGDYNLDIVGIPCFWLTAMENLPMVSQNLTERDCDVLTYLSNITLKYLTEGKPGFQLIFTFDKDNEFFTNETLTKTYYYQSELGYSGDFIYDHAEGEVIQWVDNDHNVTVTVERRKQKNKTTKQIRTIEKLTPVESFFNFFDPPKALDPENDDEELDEEEVAELESRLAVDYAVGEEIKDKLIPRAVDWFTGAALEFEYGDVEEEDDEDVTSEFQDEDEDDDEEEEEEDDFANKDALKKVQPPECEQS, encoded by the coding sequence ATGTCTAGGCCTATTAAGACGACGAGATCAAGCAAAATAGATAATGCTCCGACTCCTCACAACACACCAGCGAGTGTGTTGAAGGATTcgtatttgaagaagaagcaacagGAGCAGGATCAGGAAGATGAATCGCAGTACAATGAGAGTCCATCGTTGTCGAGAATAAACGAGAAGCTTGAAGTGTTGAACATTGACGAGGAAAGCGAGGATGCGGAATTTGATGAGGAGCATGGGTTTGAGAAGTTGCCCAAGGCTGTGAACAACCGTATTCTTGCTTTGAAGGCGATCCAGTCTGATTTGTTTGAGCTGGAAAAGAACTTCCAGCTGGAGATGTTGGAATTGGAGCAGAAGTACTTGCAGAAGTACGAGCCTTTGCACCAGCACCGTTTTGAGTTGATTGCGGGTTTGAAGGATGCTACCGAGGAGGAGATCAAGAAGGGTCGTTCCTTGGGCGATGCAGCAGAGAAGGGTGAGGGTGAGGAGGCTGGAGATGAGGCCGATGACGAGGAGACTGGAGATTACAACCTAGACATAGTCGGCATTCCATGCTTCTGGTTGACTGCGATGGAGAACTTGCCAATGGTGTCGCAGAACCTCACGGAGCGCGACTGCGACGTGTTGACTTACTTATCCAACATTACGCTCAAGTACTTGACCGAGGGCAAACCGGGCTTCCAATTGATATTCACGTTCGACAAGGACAACGAATTCTTCACCAACGAGACCTTGACCAAGACATACTATTACCAATCAGAACTCGGCTACTCGGGCGACTTTATCTACGACCATGCGGAAGGTGAGGTCATCCAATGGGTGGACAACGATCACAACGTCACGGTTACCGTGGAGAGACGaaaacagaagaacaaaaccACGAAGCAGATACGTACCATCGAGAAGCTGACTCCAGTGGAATcgttcttcaacttcttcgaCCCACCAAAGGCTCTGGACCCAGAAAACGACGACGAAGAACTCGACGAGGAGGAGGTCGCTGAGTTGGAGAGCAGACTTGCCGTGGACTATGCTGTTGGTGAGGAAATTAAGGACAAGTTGATTCCAAGGGCTGTTGACTGGTTTACTGGTGCCGCTTTGGAGTTTGAGTACGGCGAcgtggaagaagaagacgacGAAGATGTCACTTCCGAGTTCCAAGACGAGGATGAAGAcgacgacgaagaagaagaagaagaagacgatttCGCTAACAAAGATGCGCTAAAGAAGGTGCAACCTCCGGAATGCGAGCAGTCGTGA
- the RPE1 gene encoding ribulose-phosphate 3-epimerase RPE1, which yields MVQPIIAPSILASDFCNLGCECHKVINSGAEWLHIDIMDGHFVPNMSLGQPVVESLRKVIGKYNDPDTKLPKAFFDCHMMVSEPEKWVEDFARIGCDQFTFHYEATKDPKGLVELIKKHGMKAACAVKPGTPVDVLYELAPELDMALVMTVEPGFGGQKFMSDMMSKVKDLRERFPTLNIQVDGGLGKQNVEQASEAGANVIVAGTSVFRSDDPADVIGFMKSKVKDALVAKDLLA from the coding sequence ATGGTCCAACCTATCATTGCTCCTTCTATCTTAGCCAGTGATTTTTGTAATCTTGGGTGCGAGTGCCACAAGGTGATCAACTCCGGTGCCGAATGGTTGCACATTGACATTATGGACGGCCATTTCGTTCCCAATATGTCTTTGGGGCAGCCAGTTGTCGAGTCGTTGCGTAAGGTGATTGGGAAGTACAACGATCCAGATACCAAGTTGCCCAAGGCGTTTTTCGACTGCCACATGATGGTGAGCGAGCCTGAGAAATGGGTAGAGGACTTTGCGAGAATTGGGTGCGACCAATTCACGTTCCATTACGAGGCCACGAAGGATCCAAAGGGGTTGGTGGAGTTGATCAAGAAGCACGGGATGAAGGCCGCGTGTGCTGTGAAACCGGGCACCCCGGTTGATGTGCTATACGAGTTGGCACCTGAGTTGGATATGGCGCTTGTGATGACGGTGGAGCCCGGTTTTGGTGGTCAGAAGTTCATGAGCGATATGATGAGCAAGGTGAAGGATTTGAGAGAGAGGTTCCCAACGTTGAACATCCAGGTCGACGGTGGGTTGGGTAAGCAAAACGTCGAACAGGCCTCGGAAGCGGGTGCGAATGTGATTGTCGCGGGTACGTCCGTGTTCCGATCGGACGACCCGGCGGACGTTATCGGCTTCATGAAAAGTAAGGTCAAGGATGCGTTGGTGGCCAAAGACCTCTTGGCATAG
- the ALB1 gene encoding Alb1p, which yields MPSKNSINRPKQKVNLNRKIHQRAAKRDAMERKGLLAPARSSELSKSGQLKSVPLDLYKGERLSQGPTTTHTLSKKRAKKIERNLKYVEQRKLLLDLQSQSEQNGGMQIDAVSSTKKEKVVKKGQLEKMREAISGVLEDIQSQGLTLHTEAGTTLGGQYFI from the coding sequence ATGCCATCCAAGAACTCTATTAACAGGCCTAAGCAAAAGGTCAATTTGAACCGTAAGATTCACCAACGTGCAGCCAAGCGTGATGCTATGGAAAGAAAGGGTCTATTGGCCCCAGCCAGATCATCTGAGCTTTCGAAGTCTGGTCAGTTGAAGAGTGTGCCGCTAGATCTTTACAAGGGTGAGAGATTGTCGCAAGGTCCTACAACCACTCATACTCTATCGAAAAAGAGAGCCAAGAAGATTGAACGTAACCTAAAGTATGTTGAGCAAAGAAAGCTATTGTTGGATTTGCAGTCCCAGAGCGAGCAGAACGGCGGTATGCAGATTGATGCTGTTTCGTCTacgaagaaggagaaggtTGTCAAGAAGGGTCAACTTGAAAAGATGAGAGAAGCAATCTCTGGTGTGTTGGAGGACATCCAATCGCAAGGTCTAACATTGCACACTGAGGCCGGTACCACACTTGGTGGCCAGTACTTCATATAA
- the MTC1 gene encoding DUF5427 domain-containing protein MTC1 — MTSDADDVLEFLDSLPTTNVKGKGKGTNAGGHDEDIMDFLDELENSNLDIKKKPSNKEASKPKEEAAKAAKQEENKAAAEVKTEEVAQPEPKEEQEKEKDGEDDHEEAVQDPISSISNWWSSSGSATVSSFWNKTTEQANQIKERIATQDGNLKINDIGAKLTALQGSQVISGLTSQLTKIVIGETDEVIRIHLVHDLQNLDQETITYQVEEKFERVLSQQVQGGIRIFADEWDHGKAIDDKINMNIFQGKAADGEKLCLANLENATKTWETSRKQARRASNPVSKVSDLFISILACEIPGKSEEEEASSPVIVDASKQNNFHFIIILKDISNDILLIVRSQGYPSKWANWLQSGSVSDEELSDKIDPSDWVKPWISEGLELTFSILAQQYVISRMGL, encoded by the coding sequence ATGACTAGCGATGCTGATGACGTTTTAGAGTTCTTGGACTCTTTACCCACGACTAATGTGAAGGGAAAGGGTAAGGGTACGAATGCAGGAGGTCACGATGAAGATATTATGGATTTTTTGGATGAATTGGAGAATAGCAATTTGGatataaagaagaagcctTCGAATAAGGAAGCGTCCAAACCCAAGGAGGAAGCTGCGAAGGCCGCAAAGCAGGAGGAAAACAAAGCAGCAGCTGAAGTGAAAACCGAAGAAGTGGCTCAACCGGAACCCAAGGAggaacaagagaaagagaaagacgGGGAGGATGACCATGAGGAAGCAGTTCAAGACCCGATTTCTTCTATTTCCAATTGGTGGTCTTCTAGTGGTTCTGCCACCGTTTCTAGTTTCTGGAACAAAACTACGGAACAGGCGAATCAGATTAAGGAACGTATTGCCACTCAGGATGGAAACCTGAAGATCAACGATATTGGGGCCAAGCTAACAGCGTTGCAGGGATCTCAGGTAATCTCCGGATTAACTTCACAATTGACAAAAATTGTTATCGGGGAGACTGATGAAGTGATTAGGATCCACTTGGTGCATGACTTGCAGAACTTAGATCAAGAGACAATCACATACCAGGTTGAAGAGAAGTTTGAAAGGGTTTTGTCTCAACAAGTACAAGGTGGAATTAGAATATTCGCAGACGAGTGGGATCATGGCAAGGCCATCGACGATAAGATAAACATGAATATTTTCCAGGGGAAGGCTGCTGATGGAGAGAAACTATGTCTAGCCAATTTGGAAAACGCCACCAAGACGTGGGAAACCTCTAGAAAGCAGGCTAGAAGAGCCAGTAATCCAGTGAGCAAAGTGAGTGATCTTTTCATTAGTATTTTGGCATGCGAAATTCCGGGCAagtctgaagaagaagaagcttcaAGCCCTGTTATTGTCGATGCATCAAAACAGAATAACTTCCACTTTATCATTATACTAAAGGATATAAGCAACGATATTCTCCTAATAGTGAGATCACAGGGGTATCCTAGTAAATGGGCCAACTGGCTCCAATCAGGCTCTGTAAGTGATGAGGAATTGAGCGACAAGATCGATCCTAGTGATTGGGTCAAGCCGTGGATTTCTGAAGGTTTGGAACTAACCTTTAGCATTCTAGCGCAACAATATGTCATCAGTAGAATGGGTTTGTAA
- the FMP46 gene encoding putative redox protein — protein MSMFRTIQKQPRVVTLFTHNLESSHARSLLTVLRSDQSNKFDIEICQNFPTKDQLEYLSQIDKINLMKQIPRAETLLRKPAENPIFGSPLQKCVNKEGYWNKSSSMWVDWEKAVLGTTAESLKSKLMQKLN, from the coding sequence ATGTCTATGTTTAGAACGATTCAAAAGCAACCTCGTGTAGTAACTTTGTTTACCCATAATCTAGAGTCATCGCATGCACGGAGTCTACTTACCGTTTTGCGATCCGATCAAAGTAATAAATTTGATATAGAGATATGTCAGAACTTTCCTACTAAAGATCAGTTAGAGTACCTTTCCCAAATTGATAAGATAAATTTAATGAAGCAGATTCCAAGAGCCGAGACTCTTTTGCGTAAGCCCGCTGAAAACCCGATATTTGGCTCTCCGCTTCAAAAATGTGTGAATAAAGAGGGATACTGGAATAAAAGTTCGAGTATGTGGGTTGATTGGGAAAAAGCAGTACTCGGTACCACTGCGGAATCTTTAAAATCTAAATTGATGCaaaaattgaattga
- the LSM1 gene encoding Lsm1p — protein MSTSSPSSERAVSAEIADTSSNSDENRPKSKLSEGEADLYLDQYNFTTTAAIVGSVDRKIFVLLRDGRMFFGVLRTFDQYANLILQHTVERIYIEGENKYGECDRGVFMIRGENVVMLGEVDIDKEDIPLESMERVPFEVAQSHKEKMDELKYKQNTAKGKKLAQLGLATDFNKGDLY, from the coding sequence ATGTCCACATCCTCTCCTAGTAGTGAAAGAGCTGTTTCAGCCGAAATTGCAGACACATCATCCAATTCCGATGAAAATCGCCCAAAGTCGAAATTAAGCGAAGGTGAAGCCGATTTATACTTGGACCAATATAACTTTACCACCACGGCAGCAATTGTTGGTTCAGTGGACCGTAAGATATTTGTACTTCTACGTGATGGACGTATGTTCTTTGGTGTGCTAAGGACTTTTGACCAGTATGCCAATCTAATTCTACAACATACAGTAGAAAGAATATACATTGAAGGAGAAAACAAGTATGGGGAATGCGATAGAGGTGTGTTTATGATAAGAGGGGAGAACGTCGTTATGCTAGGCGAAGTGGATATCGACAAGGAAGACATTCCATTGGAATCGATGGAGCGTGTTCCATTTGAGGTAGCACAAAGTcataaagaaaagatggACGAACTtaaatacaaacaaaacacTGCCAAGGGCAAGAAGTTAGCACAACTAGGGTTGGCTACAGATTTCAACAAAGGGGATTtgtattag
- the ACAD11 gene encoding acyl-CoA dehydrogenase family member 11: MPNVSDRPKTYKKPALEDVDPITNYIPASVLDKFDERQLARFKKVRKFVEFECLPLDTIFLQESILFEYKNDWETCPVIITLRKKLESYGLHKMFVPMDHGGYDNSLNENWEIVNMVEFAMIAFLVGRSVIASYLFHLDDLINMGTIQVLLRHGCTNHEIWVRMINDLVSNNIKSCLMVSERDVAGSDALNTQTKCRIIEGKENEADSMMVLNGEKWFIKDAHDSEVWLILCVTEPEEGNIYRKHSLCLVNRNDVPPYTTKIETIDTNEGIGNFYQVTFKDCKVPLNIVGERGEGYQILQTKSSITRLFQCLKLCGMGQESLRLSNKRAAERKVFGSKLQKSECFKFELAHWRIKVETCKLLCFNAAIKCDYEGVKAAREEIGMVKAVTPKEISSLVDWSIQLHGCYGLCPTRTPLSHMWQVSRSSRINDAPDESLIAQLGRLEISNYNKFQKTYDQELLALAGK; the protein is encoded by the coding sequence ATGCCTAACGTCAGCGACAGACCCAAAACTTATAAGAAACCTGCATTAGAGGATGTTGATCCTATCACAAACTATATACCTGCCAGTGTGTTAGATAAGTTTGATGAAAGGCAATTGGCAAGGTTCAAGAAGGTGAGAAAGTTTGTTGAGTTTGAATGTTTGCCATTGGATACTATCTTTTTGCAAGAAAGTATTCTATTTGAGTATAAGAATGATTGGGAAACATGTCCTGTCATTATTACTCTAAGGAAGAAACTAGAAAGCTACGGTTTACACAAGATGTTTGTACCCATGGACCACGGCGGATACGATAACTCATTGAACGAAAATTGGGAAATTGTCAACATGGTTGAGTTTGCCATGATTGCTTTTCTAGTTGGAAGGTCAGTAATCGCAAGTTACCTTTTCCACTTGGATGATTTGATCAACATGGGGACGATACAGGTTTTGCTAAGGCATGGTTGTACTAACCATGAAATATGGGTTCGCATGATTAACGATTTGGTTTCCAATAATATCAAGTCATGTTTGATGGTGAGTGAACGTGATGTGGCTGGATCCGATGCTTTAAATACCCAAACTAAGTGTCGCATCATTGAGGGGAAAGAGAATGAAGCCGATTCCATGATGGTTTTGAACGGTGAAAAATGGTTTATCAAGGATGCCCACGATTCGGAAGTGTGGTTGATTCTTTGCGTTACAGAGCCAGAAGAGGGAAACATTTATAGAAAGCATTCTTTGTGTCTTGTTAACAGAAATGACGTACCGCCATACACTACAAAGATAGAAACAATAGACACAAATGAAGGAATTGGTAACTTTTACCAAGTCACTTTTAAAGACTGCAAAGTGCCCTTGAACATTGTTGGTGAAAGAGGCGAAGGGTATCAGATCTTGCAAACCAAATCGTCGATAACAAGATTGTTCCAGTGTTTGAAATTATGTGGGATGGGTCAAGAGTCATTGAGGCTTTCGAATAAAAGAGCCGCCGAAAGGAAAGTATTCGGCTCCAAACTACAAAAGAGTGAATGTTTCAAGTTTGAGTTGGCCCACTGGCGGATCAAAGTGGAGACTTGCAAGCTGCTTTGTTTTAACGCCGCAATAAAATGCGACTACGAAGGCGTCAAAGCCGCCAGAGAAGAGATTGGAATGGTTAAAGCGGTTACTCCAAAGGAAATATCATCTCTGGTTGATTGGTCTATTCAGCTACATGGATGCTACGGTTTGTGTCCTACACGTACACCGCTATCCCATATGTGGCAAGTGAGCAGATCATCAAGAATCAACGATGCGCCGGATGAATCGTTGATAGCACAACTGGGAAGATTGGAAATAAGTAACTACAATAAGTTCCAGAAGACGTATGATCAAGAATTACTCGCCTTAGCTGGGAAGTGA
- the GCD14 gene encoding tRNA 1-methyladenosine methyltransferase subunit GCD14 — translation MSHFYEYKDLIKEGDLVLAWLSRDNLKPIIVKAGEVFNTRYGAFQHNDMIGMPFGSQIAIRTKGSNKFGFIHILQPTPELWSISLPHRTQIVYTPDSSYIMQRMQCSPYSRVIEAGTGSGSFSHAFARTVGHLFSYEFHEVRYEQAKQEFEDHGLLASGNTTITHRDVCKEGFEIRKGDTTSHVFSEEDENEKVEIAADCVFLDLPAPWEAVLNLDSVISKGKKVNLCCFSPCIEQVDKTIEVLEENGWHDIETVEIQGRQYEARRQMVRKLDDAIERLKDVKRRKQNASERRQKNVEQNSETETSQEPKEGSDESKPTEKTNFNPFGKGTRVKEGDPNYEWIQVSKIESEIKSHTSFLTFASKVVDLTRDDAQVQSYLSAFEEETKTLSKREQRRLKALANKEKKQ, via the coding sequence ATGTCACATTTTTATGAATACAAAGATCTAATAAAAGAAGGCGATTTAGTACTCGCTTGGCTTTCGAGAGATAACTTAAAACCAATCATCGTGAAAGCTGGCGAAGTATTCAATACACGTTACGGTGCATTCCAACACAATGACATGATTGGGATGCCATTCGGATCTCAAATTGCAATTCGTACCAAAGGTTCTAACAAGTTCGGTTTCATCCACATTCTTCAACCTACCCCAGAATTATGGTCTATTTCATTACCTCACAGAACGCAAATCGTTTACACTCCAGATTCATCATACATCATGCAACGTATGCAATGTAGTCCGTATTCTAGAGTAATAGAGGCAGGGACGGGTTCTGGTTCTTTCTCGCATGCGTTTGCCAGAACAGTTGGACATTTGTTCTCCTATGAATTTCATGAAGTGAGATATGAACAGGCAAAGCAAGAATTCGAGGATCATGGGTTATTAGCCAGCGGAAACACCACCATAACGCATCGTGATGTCTGTAAAGAGGGGTTCGAAATTCGCAAGGGTGACACAACCTCACATGTGTTTAGTGAAGAGgatgaaaacgaaaaagtGGAGATCGCCGCTGACTGTGTGTTTTTGGACCTTCCGGCTCCGTGGGAGGCTGTCTTAAACCTAGATTCAGTTATATCTAAAGGTAAAAAAGTTAACCTATGCTGCTTCTCTCCTTGCATTGAACAAGTGGATAAAACAATAGAAGtgttggaagaaaatggaTGGCATGATATAGAAACTGTCGAGATCCAAGGAAGACAATATGAAGCCAGAAGACAAATGGTCCGTAAGTTAGACGATGCTATAGAAAGACTAAAAGATGTtaagagaagaaaacaaaatgcATCAGAAAGGCGCCAAAAAAATGTAGAACAAAACTCAGAGACAGAAACGTCTcaagaaccaaaggaagGTTCTGATGAATCGAAGCCTACGGAGAAGACCAATTTTAACCCATTCGGAAAAGGAACGCGTGTAAAAGAGGGCGATCCAAATTACGAATGGATACAGGTTTCGAAAATAGAATCTGAAATTAAATCACATACTTCATTCTTGACATTCGCCTCTAAAGTTGTCGACCTAACTAGAGATGATGCGCAAGTTCAATCTTACTTATCGGcgtttgaagaagaaaccaaaacgTTGAGTAAAAGAGAACAACGTAGGCTAAAGGCTCTCGCaaataaggaaaaaaaacaatag
- the NIT2 gene encoding putative hydrolase: MARIGIGQLCSSSNLVHNLEIVKHLIEKALENDVKVLFFPEATDYLSRNADHSKRLAKQTPSFVSELQSSIRSITKKVGKTIDVSIGVHLPPSNLDISKGDSRVKNVLLYINSNGEIVQKYQKLHLFDVDVPNGPILKESKSVQPGSAIPSILETPAGKLGSCICYDIRFPELSMKLRSEGAEILCFPSAFTMKTGEAHWELLGKARALDTQSFVVMPAQQGEHDVYADGSDDSAPGVKRVSWGHSMIIDPWGTVIAAADPSSNEPQLITADLDLESQAKIRRDMPLWNQRRRDIFGDFI, translated from the coding sequence ATGGCAAGAATTGGTATTGGTCAGCTGTGCTCTTCATCGAATCTTGTTCATAACCTGGAAATTGTGAAGCATCTAATTGAAAAAGCCTTGGAAAACGATGTTAAGGTCCTGTTCTTCCCTGAAGCCACGGATTATTTAAGCAGAAATGCAGACCACTCCAAAAGACTAGCAAAGCAGACTCCtagttttgtttctgaaCTACAAAGCAGTATACGTTCCATCACCAAGAAGGTTGGGAAAACTATTGATGTCTCTATTGGTGTTCATTTGCCTCCATCAAATCTCGATATCTCTAAAGGTGACTCAAGGGTTAAGAATGTTTTACTTTATATAAACTCAAACGGGGAAATAGTGCAAAAGTACCAAAAGCTACATTtatttgatgttgatgtcCCAAACGGGCCTATTTTGAAGGAATCTAAAAGCGTTCAACCTGGTTCTGCCATTCCGTCTATATTAGAAACTCCTGCTGGGAAATTGGGAAGTTGTATTTGTTATGATATACGGTTCCCTGAGTTATCTATGAAGTTACGCTCTGAAGGAGCTGAAATTCTGTGCTTTCCAAGTGCATTCACCATGAAAACTGGCGAAGCGCACTGGGAACTGCTTGGAAAGGCTAGGGCGTTGGACACTCAGAGTTTTGTTGTTATGCCCGCCCAACAAGGTGAACATGACGTGTATGCTGATGGCAGTGATGATTCAGCTCCTGGTGTTAAAAGAGTTTCTTGGGGTCACTCTATGATTATAGATCCATGGGGTACTGTCATCGCGGCTGCAGATCCTTCGTCCAATGAGCCACAGCTGATAACAGCAGATCTTGATTTAGAATCACAGGCTAAAATTAGGAGAGATATGCCATTATGGAATCAACGTAGAAGAGATATTTTTGGAGATTTCATCTAA
- the SPT10 gene encoding Spt10p: MFVNDDSSQVIDDPYSTPLQPQTILLRDGETVSTMYPIPANPGLLPVGLVEFLLDEFNMEIENGQSFPYYESLSLEDFKKIWFNSHGVLCIMVLGELPELDYSIPINRTEEIDEALGVKYSERFSSTYLKRKDRRNLNLNIQWERQCLGIFNLIPAYPGRSSHVATGTFLVNAGIRGKGIGKTLVDCFLNWAPQLGFTSCYFPLVYGTNVGIRRIFESTNFRRIGKLPESGILKGFDTPVDSFIYGKEFTHVRRHMDSLHSSVDDTIKAKYERLIYYLDHGEYPPACNRNEKARLRVIAKKHSLVNGKLFFKGKEVVYDPQRQLKIAYETHIVDHHGINRITSKLAEKYHWKGIKQTVIQVINSCSTCQENNKMSEEGAVIDTRNDPNGQPHTIVHAILQDNISQSLENLEEITPVDSSNTPRLKTSFVQRINFGKDPRNEGVKRKSVTGSEHSLDSFTSYNISHDEHKGRKKHKSNDSRGSEPGTVRLEDETPNSMVDDALLNLEDNVMAAVEAVEKEHQRSSSNFKKGRGSVETNNYIEDDRRHQNTSDDNEISSKNIDEHFYESQMSDT, encoded by the coding sequence ATGTTTGTCAATGATGATAGTTCTCAAGTGATTGATGATCCCTACTCAACTCCGTTGCAACCACAAACAATCTTATTGCGCGATGGAGAAACAGTATCGACAATGTATCCGATACCCGCCAATCCGGGGCTCCTTCCTGTAGGGCTAgttgaatttcttcttgatgaGTTTAACATGGAGATTGAAAATGGTCAAAGCTTCCCATACTACGAATCTTTAAGTTTAGAGGACTTCAAGAAGATCTGGTTTAATTCGCATGGCGTCCTGTGTATCATGGTACTTGGGGAGCTTCCTGAACTAGATTATTCTATTCCGATAAATCGAACGGAAGAGATTGATGAAGCACTAGGGGTGAAGTATAGTGAAAGATTCTCATCCACCTATTTAAAACGTAAAGACCGCCGAAATCTAAACTTGAACATTCAATGGGAGAGGCAGTGCTTAGGGATATTTAACTTGATTCCGGCATATCCAGGTCGATCTTCACATGTAGCTACTGGAACATTCTTAGTTAACGCTGGTATTAGAGGTAAAGGTATCGGAAAAACGTTAGTGGACTGTTTCTTGAATTGGGCGCCCCAGCTTGGTTTTACTTCATGTTACTTTCCACTAGTGTACGGAACCAATGTTGGAATACGAAGAATTTTTGAGTCTACAAATTTCCGGCGGATAGGAAAGCTACCCGAATCTGGTATCCTAAAAGGGTTTGATACCCCAGTGGATTCTTTTATTTATGGGAAGGAGTTCACACATGTTCGCAGACATATGGATTCATTACATTCATCGGTTGACGACACCATAAAAGCAAAATACGAAAGACTTATATACTACTTGGATCATGGAGAATATCCGCCTGCATGTAACCGCAATGAAAAGGCAAGATTGCGAGTTATAGCTAAGAAGCACTCTTTGGTAAATGGgaagcttttttttaaaggtaAAGAAGTAGTTTATGATCCTCAACGGCAATTGAAGATAGCATATGAAACCCACATAGTAGATCACCACGGAATAAACAGGATCACATCAAAATTGGCGGAGAAGTACCATTGGAAGGGTATAAAACAGACAGTGATTCAAGTAATAAACTCTTGTTCAACTTGtcaagaaaataataaaatgtCCGAAGAAGGTGCTGTTATTGATACACGGAACGACCCCAATGGCCAACCTCACACTATTGTTCATGCAATACTTCAGGACAATATATCACAAAGTTTAgaaaatcttgaagaaataaCTCCAGTcgattcttcaaataccCCCCGTTTAAAAACATCTTTCGTTCAAAGGATAAACTTTGGTAAAGACCCAAGGAATGAAGGTGTTAAAAGGAAATCTGTGACAGGTTCAGAACATTCTTTGGACTCATTCACAAGCTACAATATTTCACATGATGAACAtaaaggaaggaaaaaacacaaatcGAATGACTCCAGAGGTAGTGAACCTGGAACAGTGAGATTGGAGGACGAGACGCCAAACAGTATGGTTGATGACGCGTTACTAAATCTTGAGGATAATGTCATGGCAGCGGTAGAGGCGGTTGAAAAAGAGCACCAACGtagttcttcaaattttaAAAAAGGCAGAGGCTCAGTAGAGACAAACAATTacattgaagatgatagACGCCATCAAAATACATCAGACGACAATGAAATATCCTCTAAGAACATAGACGAACATTTTTATGAAAGCCAAATGAGTGACACTtga